A window of Theropithecus gelada isolate Dixy chromosome 14, Tgel_1.0, whole genome shotgun sequence contains these coding sequences:
- the LOC112607103 gene encoding olfactory receptor 5L1, which produces MGKENCTALAEFILLGLSDVPELRVGLFLLFLLIYGVTFLANLGMIALIQVCSQLHTPMYFFLSHLSFVDFCYSSIIVPKMLANIFSKDKAISFLGCMVQFYLFCTCVVTEVFLLAVMAYDRFVAICNPLLYMVTMSQKLRVELASCCYFCGTVCSLIPLCLALRIPPFYRSNVINHFFCDLPPLLSLACSDITLNEALLFLVTILNESITIVIILTSYLLILTTILKMRSAEGRHKAFSTCASHLTAITVFHGTILSIYCRPSSGNSGNADKVATVFYTIVIPMLNPLIYSVRNKDVKEALRKVMSSKIHS; this is translated from the coding sequence ATGGGCAAGGAAAACTGCACCGCTCTGGCTGAGTTCATTCTCCTCGGACTATCAGATGTCCCTGAGTTGAGAGTCGGCCTTTTCCTGCTGTTCCTTCTCATCTATGGAGTCACGTTTTTAGCCAACCTGGGCATGATTGCACTGATTCAGGTCTGCTCTCAGCTCCACACCCCCATGTACTTTTTCCTCAGCCATTTGTCCTTTGTAGATTTCTGCTATTCCTCAATAATTGTGCCAAAGATGTTGGCTAATATCTTCAGCAAGGACAAAGCCATCTCCTTCCTGGGGTGCATGGTGCAATTCTACTTGTTTTGCACTTGTGTGGTCACTGAGGTCTTCCTGCTGGCTGTAATGGCCTATGACCGCTTTGTGGCCATCTGTAACCCCTTGCTGTACATGGTCACCATGTCTCAGAAGCTGCGTGTGGAGCTGGCATCTTGCTGCTACTTCTGTGGGACGGTGTGTTCTCTGATTCCCTTGTGCTTAGCTCTGAGGATCCCCCCCTTCTATAGATCTAATGTGATAAACCACTTCTTCTGTGATCTGCCTCCTCTCTTAAGTCTTGCTTGCTCTGATATCACTCTGAATGAGGCACTGCTGTTCCTGGTGACCATTTTGAATGAGAGCATTACCATCGTGATCATCCTGACCTCCTACCTGCTAATTCTTACCACCATCCTGAAGATGCGCTCTGCAGAGGGCCGGCATAAAGCCTTCTCCACCTGTGCTTCCCACCTCACCGCCATCACTGTCTTCCATGGAACAATCCTTTCCATTTATTGCAGGCCCAGTTCAGGCAACAGTGGAAATGCTGACAAAGTTGCCACTGTGTTCTACACTATCGTGATTCCTATGCTGAACCCTCTGATCTATAGCGTGAGAAATAAAGATGTGAAAGAAGCTCTCAGAAAAGTGATGAGTTCCAAAATTCACTCCTAG